A window of Auraticoccus monumenti contains these coding sequences:
- a CDS encoding ABC transporter substrate-binding protein: protein MTQINRRTFVGGLGLGLAATSGLVACGGPSAPPSPAGGGEAGALRWWDHFGGLQDLHEGWATTEGERLGASVEHTYNEPGKAREALQLANQSNQLPDIYTPLVGLPLPALADAGWIHEITLSEEAMARLPEDSFVEGLSLLDGKVYGLPAFTDKQYVGLAWYNSEIAEEVGFEPPTSYDSFLAALEAVATNGTYAPMTMALGAVGRMREQIDDLAQAGGFPGYLGLRFDNGEYEYHHDSYINAIELYKEISDRGWLLPGTNSFQIPDARGRWAAGSIAFHMDGPYSPGAVRNLNEEMLPKMAVAGMLTPDGEAVVATRGARAADWVVAGSTQQAELASQLIETFTQEDYQTALASGMDQPPILLDVVAGADVIEPYRQLVEEFRANVFRAPQPIVRNVEVAKVQARQTVIAPELGDVIQGYLGGNITDLRAALVELSDANSAALDEAIEGAKAEGAEVDRTDWEFPDWVRGQDYTY from the coding sequence ATGACACAGATCAACCGCCGGACCTTCGTGGGAGGGCTCGGGCTGGGACTCGCCGCCACCTCGGGGCTGGTCGCCTGCGGGGGGCCGAGCGCACCCCCGAGCCCCGCGGGTGGGGGCGAGGCCGGGGCGCTGCGCTGGTGGGACCACTTCGGCGGTCTCCAGGACCTGCACGAGGGGTGGGCCACCACCGAGGGGGAGCGCCTCGGCGCCTCCGTCGAGCACACCTACAACGAGCCGGGCAAGGCCCGTGAGGCCCTGCAGCTGGCCAACCAGAGCAACCAGCTCCCCGACATCTACACCCCGCTGGTGGGCCTCCCGCTGCCGGCCCTGGCCGATGCCGGGTGGATCCACGAGATCACCCTGTCGGAGGAGGCGATGGCCCGGCTGCCGGAGGACTCCTTCGTCGAGGGGCTGTCGCTGCTCGACGGCAAGGTCTACGGGCTGCCGGCCTTCACCGACAAGCAGTACGTGGGCCTGGCCTGGTACAACTCCGAGATCGCGGAGGAGGTCGGCTTCGAGCCGCCCACCAGCTACGACTCCTTCCTGGCTGCACTGGAGGCGGTGGCGACGAACGGCACCTACGCCCCGATGACCATGGCCCTCGGCGCAGTCGGCCGGATGCGGGAGCAGATCGACGACCTGGCCCAGGCCGGCGGCTTCCCGGGCTACCTGGGGCTGCGTTTCGACAACGGCGAGTACGAGTACCACCACGACTCCTACATCAACGCGATCGAGCTCTACAAGGAGATCTCCGACCGCGGCTGGCTGCTGCCGGGGACCAACAGCTTCCAGATCCCGGACGCGCGTGGTCGCTGGGCAGCGGGGAGCATCGCGTTCCACATGGACGGCCCGTACTCCCCCGGCGCGGTGCGGAACCTCAACGAGGAGATGCTGCCGAAGATGGCGGTGGCGGGGATGCTCACCCCGGACGGCGAGGCGGTCGTGGCCACCCGGGGCGCCCGGGCGGCGGACTGGGTCGTCGCCGGCAGCACGCAGCAGGCGGAGCTGGCCAGCCAGCTGATCGAGACCTTCACCCAGGAGGACTACCAGACGGCCCTGGCCTCGGGGATGGACCAGCCGCCCATCCTCCTCGACGTGGTGGCGGGCGCCGACGTCATCGAGCCCTACCGCCAGCTCGTGGAGGAGTTCCGCGCCAACGTCTTCCGCGCACCCCAGCCCATCGTGCGCAACGTGGAGGTGGCCAAGGTCCAGGCGCGGCAGACCGTCATCGCCCCCGAGCTGGGGGACGTCATCCAGGGCTACCTGGGCGGCAACATCACCGACCTGCGGGCGGCCCTGGTCGAGCTCAGCGACGCCAACTCCGCCGCGCTGGACGAGGCGATCGAGGGGGCCAAGGCCGAAGGGGCCGAGGTCGACCGGACCGACTGGGAGTTCCCGGACTGGGTCCGTGGCCAGGACTACACCTACTGA
- a CDS encoding carbohydrate ABC transporter permease, giving the protein MSAVLDDRGLRTGDGPGVTGGRRLRRRLPWWLLVLGLAVVAFLWVYPFIWMVSASLKSSSEIFAGGLSLIPEALQWDNYTRAWDDGNFRVYLANTVLVTVSTVVIVVVRCALAGYVLGRYRFPGSRLVVGILIATLFVPTGYTIIPIVKMSLELGILDQHSGMVLALAGGANVASILIYAGYFRGLPDELEEAAIVDGAGFLRTFTHIMLPLSMPVTATVAILTFLATWNAFFLPLVFSFSNPDLRTVSVGMQAFVGENSTDWPGMAAAGVISLLPIVVLFAFMQRYFVEGIAGAVKS; this is encoded by the coding sequence ATGAGCGCCGTGCTGGACGACCGCGGTCTGCGGACCGGTGACGGCCCCGGGGTGACGGGCGGGAGGCGGTTGCGTCGCCGGCTCCCCTGGTGGCTGCTGGTGCTCGGGCTGGCGGTGGTGGCCTTCCTGTGGGTCTACCCCTTCATCTGGATGGTCTCGGCCTCGCTCAAGTCCTCCTCGGAGATCTTCGCCGGCGGTCTGAGCCTGATCCCCGAGGCGCTGCAGTGGGACAACTACACCCGGGCCTGGGACGACGGGAACTTCCGCGTCTACCTGGCCAACACCGTCCTGGTCACCGTCTCGACCGTGGTCATCGTGGTGGTGCGCTGCGCGCTGGCCGGCTACGTCCTGGGCCGCTACCGCTTCCCGGGATCGCGGCTGGTCGTGGGGATCCTGATCGCCACCCTGTTCGTGCCGACCGGCTACACGATCATCCCGATCGTCAAGATGTCGCTGGAGCTCGGGATCCTGGACCAGCACTCCGGGATGGTCCTCGCCCTGGCCGGCGGGGCCAACGTGGCCTCCATCCTCATCTACGCCGGCTACTTCCGCGGGCTGCCGGACGAGCTGGAGGAGGCCGCCATCGTCGACGGCGCCGGGTTCCTGCGCACCTTCACCCACATCATGCTGCCGCTGTCGATGCCGGTCACCGCCACGGTCGCCATCCTCACCTTCCTGGCCACCTGGAACGCCTTCTTCCTGCCGCTGGTCTTCTCCTTCAGCAACCCCGACCTGCGCACGGTGAGCGTCGGGATGCAGGCCTTCGTCGGGGAGAACTCCACCGACTGGCCGGGCATGGCCGCGGCCGGCGTCATCTCGCTGCTGCCGATCGTCGTGCTCTTCGCCTTCATGCAGCGCTACTTCGTCGAGGGCATCGCGGGGGCGGTGAAGTCCTGA
- a CDS encoding carbohydrate ABC transporter permease, translating to MTTEVLTDAPAASATWERPRSAARRSRARRRNVWIYAFLLPTFVLYGMYTLYPIVASYWYSLVEWNGFTADQRFVGLDNYRAVLADPLFWSSVRTTLFFMLVVAPLRVLGAFALAVLLNSPKLPFAAFFRTAYFLPVVTTTAIVGVVTRFILDPASGPVSAVLNLFGAGPVDLLGSSSTALVTAGLVYVWKFFGITMIYWLAALQTIPNDLYEAARLDGAGGLQVFRYITLPMLVPFLLIISVLTVEDCFHAFDLMQSMTAGGPFFSTEIIEIYIYRFAFAATIPQLGFASAAAVLFGVLVLLVVIAQVWATVVSRRMRAGA from the coding sequence ATGACCACCGAAGTCCTGACCGACGCACCTGCGGCGTCCGCGACCTGGGAGCGACCGCGATCAGCGGCCCGACGCTCCCGGGCGCGGAGACGCAACGTCTGGATCTACGCCTTCCTGCTGCCCACCTTCGTGCTCTACGGCATGTACACGCTGTACCCGATCGTGGCCAGCTACTGGTACTCCCTGGTGGAGTGGAACGGCTTCACCGCCGACCAGCGCTTCGTCGGGCTGGACAACTACCGGGCGGTGCTGGCTGACCCGCTGTTCTGGTCCTCGGTGCGCACCACGCTCTTCTTCATGCTGGTGGTGGCACCCCTGCGGGTGCTCGGGGCCTTCGCCCTGGCGGTGCTGCTCAACTCCCCCAAGCTGCCCTTCGCGGCGTTCTTCCGCACCGCGTACTTCCTCCCGGTGGTGACCACGACCGCCATCGTCGGCGTCGTCACCCGCTTCATCCTGGACCCGGCCAGCGGTCCGGTGTCGGCGGTGCTGAACCTCTTCGGCGCGGGTCCGGTGGACCTGCTGGGGTCGAGCTCGACCGCGCTGGTCACGGCCGGCCTGGTCTACGTCTGGAAGTTCTTCGGGATCACGATGATCTACTGGCTGGCCGCGCTGCAGACCATCCCCAACGACCTCTACGAGGCCGCCCGGCTGGACGGCGCCGGCGGGCTGCAGGTGTTCCGCTACATCACGCTGCCGATGCTGGTCCCGTTCCTGCTGATCATCTCCGTGCTCACCGTGGAGGACTGCTTCCACGCCTTCGACCTGATGCAGTCGATGACCGCCGGCGGGCCGTTCTTCAGCACCGAGATCATCGAGATCTACATCTACCGCTTCGCCTTCGCCGCCACGATCCCCCAGCTCGGGTTCGCCTCCGCGGCGGCCGTGCTCTTCGGGGTGCTGGTGCTGCTGGTCGTGATCGCCCAGGTCTGGGCCACCGTGGTCTCGCGCCGGATGCGAGCCGGGGCATGA
- a CDS encoding aldo/keto reductase, with product MSGEGPGTATATLARTVTLRGGVTVPQLGLGVFQVPDEDAQRVVEQALELGYRHIDTATAYVNEPGVGAAIAASGLPREEVFVTSKLRNGDQGAETALRAYEQSCRLLGLDALDLYLIHWPNPAAGLWQASWRSLEMLHQRGQVRAIGVSNFMPEHLAELAATADELPAVNQVELHPTFQQADVVAACRQHDIVVEGYSPLGQGADLEAPAVIGAAAELGVTPAQVVLAWHLRRGHVIIPKTVSPTRMRENSSLDDVELSDEQVAAIDALEAGRRIFSDPRTFSLSQIR from the coding sequence GTGAGCGGCGAGGGCCCGGGCACCGCCACGGCGACGCTGGCCCGGACCGTCACGCTGCGGGGCGGGGTCACCGTCCCGCAGCTGGGGCTGGGCGTGTTCCAGGTGCCGGACGAGGACGCCCAGCGGGTGGTCGAGCAGGCGCTGGAGCTGGGCTACCGCCACATCGACACCGCCACGGCCTACGTCAACGAGCCCGGCGTCGGGGCCGCGATCGCCGCCTCCGGGCTGCCGCGTGAGGAGGTGTTCGTCACCTCCAAGCTCCGCAACGGCGACCAGGGAGCGGAGACCGCCCTGCGGGCCTACGAGCAGAGCTGCCGCCTGCTCGGCCTGGACGCCCTCGACCTGTACCTGATCCACTGGCCCAACCCCGCCGCCGGGCTCTGGCAGGCCAGCTGGCGGTCGCTGGAGATGCTGCACCAGCGCGGCCAGGTACGCGCCATCGGGGTCTCCAACTTCATGCCCGAGCACCTGGCCGAGCTGGCCGCGACGGCCGACGAGCTGCCCGCGGTCAACCAGGTGGAGCTGCACCCCACCTTCCAGCAGGCCGACGTCGTCGCCGCCTGCCGGCAGCACGACATCGTGGTGGAGGGCTACTCCCCGCTCGGTCAGGGCGCGGATCTGGAGGCCCCAGCGGTCATCGGCGCCGCCGCCGAGCTGGGGGTGACCCCGGCCCAGGTGGTCCTGGCCTGGCACCTGCGACGCGGCCACGTGATCATCCCCAAGACGGTCTCCCCCACGCGGATGCGGGAGAACTCGTCCCTCGACGACGTCGAGCTCAGCGACGAGCAGGTCGCGGCCATCGACGCCCTCGAAGCCGGGCGGCGCATCTTCAGCGACCCCCGCACCTTCTCCCTCAGCCAGATCCGCTGA
- a CDS encoding GH39 family glycosyl hydrolase — protein MTADVDVNPGIGRDQHGFPRAAPSDPSAPHVRRAAVTVQADVDRGPLARIWESIGYDEINWTYTATGRTLLNTFGELTDRGYHVRPHYVFCSGSGFGIPHWGNGNVYHEDAEGNPFYDFTIVDQTYDAIVEAGHHVLVELAFTPRDLLPPEAEDLKVVSSPTVYSSYEAGTWSYPPKDYERWGGLVAAHAQHCLERYGAEEVGHWLWELWNEPDIFYWRGTPEQFYELYSVTARAVRSVLPEAKVGGPAVTGSGTDFLRGFLAHTSTQGDPLDFVSFHTKGSAFTPWRVYGPTGGPAPVQENPSAHKMLHEVRRMLRIIGEFPEYHHLPAIVDECDAGVPAHHSAYDNANFGFQNTEYYPVFQVKLMKKLLDLNDAETVQVEQATSWSFYFEGERYFEGTRAFLTAGGIEKPFLNAYRALARMGQRRVAASSDAEHPVALLDEAQGRSMPEEVDVLASRHEDGTLGVLVWRHTDDQYQRDETETEVELTISGLEDRPYELHHLRIDARHSNSHTAWVEAGSPQLPTPEQLQAVKDRQGLEQLEPPRRLEASGTGEQKLTVTLPLPSVSLLLLEPR, from the coding sequence GTGACTGCAGACGTGGACGTCAACCCGGGCATCGGTCGGGACCAGCACGGTTTCCCCCGGGCCGCCCCCAGCGACCCATCAGCGCCCCACGTCCGACGGGCGGCGGTGACGGTGCAGGCCGACGTGGACCGCGGCCCCCTGGCCCGCATCTGGGAGAGCATCGGCTACGACGAGATCAACTGGACCTACACCGCCACCGGCCGCACGCTGCTGAACACCTTCGGCGAGCTGACCGACCGCGGCTACCACGTCCGCCCGCACTACGTCTTCTGCTCCGGCTCCGGCTTCGGCATCCCCCACTGGGGCAACGGGAACGTCTACCACGAGGACGCCGAGGGCAACCCGTTCTACGACTTCACCATCGTCGACCAGACCTACGACGCCATCGTCGAGGCCGGTCACCACGTGCTGGTGGAGCTGGCCTTCACCCCGCGCGACCTGCTGCCCCCGGAGGCCGAGGACCTCAAGGTCGTCTCCAGCCCGACGGTGTACAGCAGCTACGAGGCGGGCACCTGGTCCTACCCGCCGAAGGACTACGAGCGCTGGGGCGGCCTGGTCGCCGCCCACGCCCAGCACTGCCTGGAGCGCTACGGCGCCGAGGAGGTCGGGCACTGGCTCTGGGAGCTGTGGAACGAGCCCGACATCTTCTACTGGCGCGGCACCCCCGAGCAGTTCTACGAGCTGTACTCGGTGACGGCCCGCGCCGTGCGCTCGGTGCTGCCCGAGGCCAAGGTCGGCGGGCCGGCGGTCACCGGGTCCGGCACCGACTTCCTCCGCGGCTTCCTGGCCCACACCAGCACCCAGGGCGACCCGCTGGACTTCGTCTCCTTCCACACCAAGGGCTCGGCCTTCACCCCCTGGCGCGTCTACGGACCCACCGGCGGCCCCGCCCCGGTGCAGGAGAACCCCTCGGCGCACAAGATGCTGCACGAGGTCCGCCGGATGCTGCGGATCATCGGGGAGTTCCCGGAGTACCACCACCTCCCCGCCATCGTGGACGAGTGCGACGCCGGCGTCCCGGCCCACCACAGCGCCTACGACAACGCCAACTTCGGCTTCCAGAACACCGAGTACTACCCGGTGTTCCAGGTGAAGCTGATGAAGAAGCTGCTCGACCTGAACGACGCCGAGACCGTCCAGGTCGAGCAGGCGACCTCGTGGAGCTTCTACTTCGAGGGCGAGCGCTACTTCGAGGGCACCCGCGCCTTCCTCACCGCCGGCGGCATCGAGAAGCCCTTCCTCAACGCCTACCGCGCCCTGGCCCGGATGGGTCAGCGCCGGGTGGCCGCCAGCAGCGACGCCGAGCACCCGGTGGCCCTGCTGGACGAGGCGCAGGGACGCAGCATGCCCGAGGAGGTCGACGTGCTCGCCTCCCGGCACGAGGACGGGACGCTCGGCGTCCTGGTCTGGCGCCACACCGACGACCAGTACCAGCGCGACGAGACCGAGACCGAGGTCGAGCTGACCATCAGCGGCCTGGAGGACCGGCCCTACGAGCTGCACCACCTGCGCATCGACGCCCGGCACAGCAACTCCCACACCGCCTGGGTCGAGGCCGGCTCGCCCCAGCTGCCGACCCCGGAGCAGCTGCAGGCCGTCAAGGACCGCCAGGGCCTGGAGCAGCTGGAGCCGCCGCGCCGGCTGGAGGCCTCGGGGACCGGTGAGCAGAAGCTGACCGTCACCCTCCCGCTGCCCTCGGTCTCGCTGCTGCTGCTGGAGCCCCGGTGA
- a CDS encoding GntR family transcriptional regulator gives MKLVSAGAPPRASLSDYVLAVLREKLATGELAPGVHLREADLAAALEVSRGPVREALAMLEAEGQVEIRRHRGAFVSVLTKTDVEEVHTLRAAVEALAAERAATRLTADHLAELDRVLEAMKVTSGSVAPQEAVRLDLAFHDVVYAAADHARLLRVWTSLRSQVSFFLHTRNVNFPDFPTVGFPEHHALRTALSGGDPAVARAAAEEHMRGAYTRLSQLDLPES, from the coding sequence GTGAAGCTGGTGTCGGCGGGCGCGCCACCCAGGGCGTCGTTGAGCGACTACGTCCTCGCCGTGCTGCGCGAGAAGCTGGCCACGGGTGAGCTGGCCCCCGGCGTGCACCTGCGCGAGGCCGACCTCGCCGCGGCGCTGGAGGTCAGCCGCGGACCGGTCCGCGAGGCCCTGGCCATGCTCGAGGCGGAGGGCCAGGTGGAGATCCGGCGTCACCGCGGGGCCTTCGTCAGCGTGCTGACCAAGACCGACGTCGAGGAGGTGCACACCCTCCGGGCCGCGGTGGAGGCCCTGGCCGCCGAGCGCGCCGCCACCCGGCTGACCGCCGACCACCTGGCCGAGCTCGACCGGGTGCTCGAGGCGATGAAGGTGACGTCGGGGTCGGTGGCCCCGCAGGAGGCCGTGCGGCTGGACCTGGCCTTCCACGACGTGGTCTACGCCGCCGCCGACCACGCCCGGCTGCTGCGGGTCTGGACGTCCTTGCGCAGCCAGGTCTCGTTCTTCCTGCACACCCGCAACGTGAACTTCCCCGACTTCCCGACCGTGGGGTTCCCCGAGCACCACGCGCTGCGGACCGCCCTCAGCGGCGGCGACCCGGCCGTGGCCCGGGCGGCCGCCGAGGAGCACATGCGCGGCGCCTACACCCGGCTCAGCCAGCTCGACCTGCCCGAGTCCTGA
- a CDS encoding 4-alpha-glucanotransferase: MLPERASGVQLHLTSLPGGRLGPAAREFVEWLAAAGQQVWQVLPLSVPDAHGSPYASPSAFAASPALLEDPTAEVTPEELQRFTADNAYWAGSWVAHGGDLADQVRFTREWGALRRFAAERGVQVLGDVPIYVAPASADQRSWPALFRDDAVAGVPPDAFSDTGQLWGNPLYDWQAMAADGYRWWTERLRRSLELFDLVRLDHFRGFAAYWAVPAGDETAEDGRWEQGPGRAVFDAAAAELGPLPVLAEDLGDIDQPVVDLRRALGFPGMAVLQFAFDPDSDDVSHEPENLERDQVVYTGTHDNDTVVGWWSELPEPRRVEVRRAWRAAGVRTDGETDPAWAMVELAHAAPCRLAVCQAQDVLALGREARMNTPGTAATWAWRLQPGQLTDAHARRLREVTEASGRC, encoded by the coding sequence ATGCTTCCCGAGCGCGCGAGCGGCGTCCAGCTGCACCTCACCTCCCTGCCCGGGGGTCGTCTGGGCCCCGCCGCCCGGGAGTTCGTGGAGTGGCTGGCCGCCGCGGGCCAGCAGGTCTGGCAGGTGCTCCCGCTCTCGGTCCCCGACGCCCACGGCTCTCCCTACGCCTCCCCGTCGGCCTTCGCCGCCTCACCCGCGCTGCTGGAGGACCCCACCGCCGAGGTGACGCCGGAGGAGCTGCAGCGCTTCACCGCAGACAACGCCTACTGGGCCGGCTCCTGGGTGGCCCACGGGGGCGACCTGGCCGACCAGGTCCGGTTCACCCGCGAGTGGGGCGCGCTGCGCCGCTTCGCCGCCGAGCGGGGCGTGCAGGTGCTGGGGGACGTCCCGATCTACGTGGCGCCGGCCAGCGCGGACCAGCGGTCCTGGCCCGCGCTGTTCCGCGACGACGCGGTGGCCGGGGTGCCGCCGGACGCCTTCTCCGACACCGGACAGCTGTGGGGGAACCCGCTCTACGACTGGCAGGCCATGGCCGCCGACGGCTACCGCTGGTGGACCGAGCGGCTGCGACGCAGCCTGGAGCTGTTCGACCTGGTCCGCCTCGACCACTTCCGCGGTTTCGCGGCCTACTGGGCGGTGCCCGCCGGGGACGAGACGGCCGAGGACGGGCGCTGGGAGCAGGGTCCGGGGCGGGCGGTCTTCGACGCCGCGGCCGCCGAGCTGGGCCCGCTGCCGGTGCTGGCCGAAGACCTCGGTGACATCGACCAGCCGGTGGTCGACCTGCGCCGGGCGCTCGGGTTCCCCGGGATGGCGGTGCTCCAGTTCGCCTTCGACCCCGACTCCGACGACGTCTCCCACGAGCCGGAGAACCTCGAGCGCGACCAGGTGGTCTACACCGGCACCCACGACAACGACACCGTGGTCGGCTGGTGGTCCGAGCTGCCCGAGCCGCGCCGGGTGGAGGTCCGTCGGGCCTGGCGCGCGGCCGGCGTCCGGACCGACGGGGAGACCGACCCCGCCTGGGCGATGGTCGAGCTGGCCCACGCCGCCCCCTGCCGGCTGGCGGTGTGCCAGGCCCAGGACGTCCTCGCCCTCGGTCGGGAGGCCCGGATGAACACTCCCGGCACCGCCGCCACCTGGGCCTGGCGGCTGCAGCCCGGTCAGCTGACCGACGCCCACGCCCGCCGTCTGCGCGAGGTCACCGAGGCCTCGGGCCGCTGCTGA
- a CDS encoding endonuclease/exonuclease/phosphatase family protein, producing MRRRLTSLTAALAALLLALVLAPASPPAAAEDSSTGTPTELRVITYNMNQFRRDGQASRIADLQRLLDQTDVLLLQEAKGFNIPAIVRGGQGGEGFVVHQAADRDSAEAGSAVVTRRSILGPEGVTDFRFVFGVRGASTAECDDHPSGGHGPRWIATARLHLVDGTTLPVASAHLPPPRCHGTTFVPMMNSVKSLLREADGQMIMGADWNTALRSQPQDVWGGSTGYRYQAPRASIDGFVFPRSMSVVSRVQELDIRRPGGDHHPVRMVVRLAG from the coding sequence ATGAGACGACGACTGACGTCCCTGACCGCCGCCCTCGCCGCGCTGCTGCTCGCGCTGGTCCTGGCCCCGGCCTCCCCACCGGCGGCCGCCGAGGACAGCAGCACCGGGACCCCCACCGAGCTGCGGGTCATCACCTACAACATGAACCAGTTCCGCAGGGACGGCCAGGCCAGCCGGATCGCGGACCTGCAGCGGCTGCTCGACCAGACCGACGTGCTGCTGCTGCAGGAGGCCAAGGGCTTCAACATCCCGGCGATCGTCCGCGGCGGGCAGGGCGGTGAGGGGTTCGTGGTGCACCAGGCGGCCGACCGCGACTCCGCCGAGGCCGGCAGCGCCGTCGTGACCCGCCGCTCGATCCTGGGCCCCGAGGGCGTCACCGACTTCCGCTTCGTCTTCGGGGTCCGGGGAGCATCCACGGCCGAGTGCGACGACCACCCGTCCGGTGGTCACGGACCGCGCTGGATCGCCACCGCCCGGCTGCACCTGGTGGACGGCACGACGCTGCCGGTGGCCTCGGCCCACCTGCCGCCGCCGCGCTGCCACGGCACGACCTTCGTCCCCATGATGAACAGCGTCAAGAGCCTGCTGCGCGAGGCCGACGGCCAGATGATCATGGGCGCGGACTGGAACACCGCCCTCCGCAGCCAGCCCCAGGACGTCTGGGGCGGCAGCACGGGCTACCGCTACCAGGCGCCCCGAGCCTCCATCGACGGGTTCGTGTTCCCGCGGAGCATGAGCGTCGTCAGCCGGGTGCAGGAGCTGGACATCCGCAGGCCGGGCGGGGACCACCACCCCGTCCGGATGGTGGTCCGGCTGGCGGGCTGA
- a CDS encoding RDD family protein produces MHPLAGRRGRAYALDCLCYLGIAGAMVPVGLAVRHLPALQDPWAVVAVSALPPVVATVLAAWTESGPRGATPGKRRVGLTVRGREGDRPRFGRTLARNAVKIALPWQLGHVVAVLAADGGFERRDPALLTATALTYPVVGLLVGGVLLGSGRPLHDRLAGTTVTTAASS; encoded by the coding sequence ATGCACCCGCTCGCTGGTCGCCGTGGTCGGGCCTACGCGCTGGACTGCCTGTGCTACCTGGGCATCGCCGGGGCGATGGTCCCGGTCGGGCTCGCGGTGCGCCACCTCCCGGCGCTGCAGGACCCCTGGGCGGTGGTCGCCGTGAGCGCCCTGCCGCCGGTCGTGGCCACCGTCCTGGCGGCATGGACCGAGAGCGGCCCGCGGGGGGCCACCCCCGGCAAGCGCCGGGTGGGGCTGACCGTGCGAGGGCGCGAGGGCGACCGACCCCGGTTCGGTCGCACGCTGGCGCGCAACGCGGTGAAGATCGCCCTGCCCTGGCAGCTCGGGCACGTCGTCGCCGTGCTCGCGGCCGACGGCGGCTTCGAGCGGCGGGACCCGGCCCTGCTCACCGCGACGGCCCTCACCTACCCGGTGGTCGGGCTGCTCGTGGGCGGGGTGCTGCTCGGGTCCGGGCGTCCGCTGCACGACCGGCTGGCCGGAACTACGGTCACCACGGCGGCGTCCTCGTAG
- a CDS encoding SDR family NAD(P)-dependent oxidoreductase, whose protein sequence is MSTNTPDPRSPSARPVAVVTGASSGIGAATARVLAGAGFAVVCAARRQERVQALAEEIGGTALRCDVTDPADVDALAAAVGPRCALLVNNAGGALGMEPVAEADFDAWQQMFATNVVGAGRVTQALLPALRAAGGQVVFITSTAADASYEGGAGYNAAKSAERAVVGALRLEIVAEPVRVVEIAPGMVATEEFSLTRFGGDAERAAKVYDGVAEPLTAEDVAECVRWVASLPSHVNIDRLVVRPRAQAAQHKVHRE, encoded by the coding sequence ATGTCCACGAACACCCCAGACCCCCGCTCCCCCTCCGCCCGTCCCGTGGCCGTGGTCACCGGTGCCAGCAGCGGCATCGGCGCGGCCACCGCCCGGGTGCTCGCCGGCGCCGGGTTCGCCGTCGTGTGCGCCGCCCGCCGACAGGAGCGCGTCCAGGCCCTGGCCGAGGAGATCGGCGGGACGGCGCTGCGCTGCGACGTCACCGACCCCGCCGACGTCGACGCCCTGGCCGCGGCGGTCGGCCCGCGGTGCGCGCTGCTGGTCAACAACGCCGGCGGCGCGCTGGGGATGGAGCCCGTCGCCGAGGCCGACTTCGACGCCTGGCAGCAGATGTTTGCCACCAACGTGGTGGGGGCCGGACGCGTCACCCAGGCGCTGCTGCCGGCGCTGCGCGCCGCCGGCGGTCAGGTCGTCTTCATCACCTCCACCGCCGCCGACGCCAGCTACGAGGGCGGCGCGGGCTACAACGCGGCCAAGTCCGCCGAGCGCGCGGTGGTCGGCGCGCTGCGGCTGGAGATCGTCGCCGAGCCGGTCCGGGTGGTCGAGATCGCCCCGGGCATGGTGGCCACCGAGGAGTTCTCGCTGACCCGGTTCGGCGGGGACGCCGAGCGGGCCGCGAAGGTGTACGACGGCGTCGCCGAGCCGCTGACCGCCGAGGACGTCGCCGAGTGCGTCCGCTGGGTGGCCTCCCTCCCCTCCCACGTCAACATCGACCGGCTGGTCGTGCGCCCGCGGGCGCAGGCCGCCCAGCACAAGGTGCACCGGGAGTGA
- a CDS encoding phosphoglyceromutase, whose amino-acid sequence MSERGTLILLRHGESEWNAKNLFTGWVDVDINEKGLAEARRGGQLMAEQGLLPDVVHTSVLLRAIHTANVALAGCGRHWIETKRSWRLNERHYGALQGKDKAATLAEFGEEQFMTWRRSYDTPPPEIAVDDEFSQFSDPRYAALPTEARPRTECLADVVVRMIPYWYDQIVPDLQAGRTVLVAAHGNSLRALVKHLDGMGDQEVVGLNIPTGIPLLYELDADMRPLTTGGRYLDPEAAKASIEAVKNQGKKMP is encoded by the coding sequence ATGAGCGAACGAGGCACCCTGATCCTGCTCCGCCACGGCGAGAGCGAGTGGAACGCCAAGAACCTGTTCACCGGGTGGGTCGACGTCGACATCAACGAGAAGGGTCTGGCCGAGGCCCGCCGTGGCGGGCAGCTGATGGCCGAGCAGGGCCTGCTGCCCGACGTCGTGCACACCTCCGTGCTGCTGCGCGCCATCCACACCGCCAACGTCGCGCTGGCCGGGTGCGGGCGGCACTGGATCGAGACCAAGCGCTCCTGGCGCCTGAACGAGCGCCACTACGGCGCGCTGCAGGGCAAGGACAAGGCGGCCACCCTCGCGGAGTTCGGCGAGGAGCAGTTCATGACCTGGCGCCGCTCCTACGACACCCCGCCGCCGGAGATCGCCGTCGACGACGAGTTCTCCCAGTTCTCCGACCCGCGCTACGCCGCGCTGCCCACCGAGGCCCGTCCGCGCACCGAGTGCCTGGCCGACGTCGTGGTCCGGATGATCCCGTACTGGTACGACCAGATCGTGCCGGACCTGCAGGCCGGCCGGACGGTCCTGGTCGCCGCCCACGGCAACTCGCTGCGCGCCCTGGTCAAGCACCTGGACGGCATGGGTGACCAGGAGGTCGTCGGGCTGAACATCCCCACCGGCATCCCGCTGCTCTACGAGCTGGACGCCGACATGCGTCCGCTCACCACCGGCGGGCGCTACCTCGACCCGGAGGCCGCCAAGGCATCCATCGAGGCGGTCAAGAACCAGGGCAAGAAGATGCCGTGA